One genomic region from Terriglobales bacterium encodes:
- a CDS encoding YdcF family protein — MRRRILLLLLLGLLVWFFFASGRLLVLDRPEKSDAIVILDGDSIDQRYAKGLELLRAGYGNHLFLDARSDLTVYGQRANQLAAQWVEQTAGDDLAKVSICEIEAVSTRQETAYVTRCLDQIGARSALIVTSDHHTRRAYEIFSKLKPQYHWSVAAARDPAMFGEKWWRKREWAKTWLMEWERMLWWQLVDSWRTAPTQ, encoded by the coding sequence ATGAGACGCAGAATTCTGCTTCTGCTGTTGCTCGGATTGCTGGTTTGGTTCTTCTTTGCTTCTGGACGGCTGCTTGTGCTGGATCGGCCGGAGAAATCCGATGCCATCGTAATCCTGGATGGAGATAGCATCGATCAGCGCTATGCCAAAGGCCTGGAATTGCTGCGCGCGGGTTACGGCAACCACCTGTTTCTGGATGCGCGGTCGGACCTAACGGTTTATGGACAGCGAGCGAACCAATTGGCCGCCCAATGGGTAGAGCAGACAGCGGGCGACGACCTAGCGAAGGTTAGCATTTGCGAAATCGAGGCTGTGTCTACCCGACAGGAAACTGCCTATGTGACCCGGTGCCTCGATCAGATTGGTGCACGTAGCGCGCTGATCGTAACCTCAGATCACCACACGCGCAGAGCCTATGAGATCTTCTCTAAGCTGAAGCCACAATATCACTGGTCGGTGGCCGCCGCCCGCGATCCCGCCATGTTCGGGGAAAAGTGGTGGCGTAAACGAGAGTGGGCCAAGACCTGGCTGATGGAATGGGAACGCATGCTATGGTGGCAACTGGTGGACAGCTGGCGCACAGCGCCTACTCAATGA
- the queA gene encoding tRNA preQ1(34) S-adenosylmethionine ribosyltransferase-isomerase QueA, translated as MLVSEFDYALPKELIAQQPLEDRAASRMLHLQRSSSLLADRRFRDFPDLLRPDDLVVLNNTRVFPARLFGHRKGARAQPISPRNPAARDFLKGKVEVLLTRQLASPDALTWEALVHPGRKIGIGEQLSFGEHGELEAEVIGRGEFGERTLRFLPVAGFFAVLERIGHVPLPPYIDRADAPSDRERYQTIFARERGSVAAPTAGFHFTPDVIDHMRKRGIETLEVTLHVGLGTFQPIHERTVEEHHLHTERYMISNEAAERLTCAIAEKRRIVAVGTTAVRTLEQAALVSPAGCIQPASGDTGLFIYPGFAFRVVGAMLTNFHLPKSTLLMLVCAFAGKDPVLDAYRHAVEQGYRFYSYGDCMFIE; from the coding sequence GTGCTGGTTTCCGAGTTCGACTACGCGCTTCCGAAGGAATTGATCGCGCAGCAGCCCCTGGAGGATCGCGCCGCCTCTCGCATGCTCCACCTCCAACGAAGTAGCAGCCTGCTGGCGGACCGGCGCTTTCGTGACTTCCCGGACCTGCTCCGGCCCGACGACCTGGTGGTTCTCAATAACACTCGCGTCTTTCCGGCGCGCCTCTTTGGCCATCGCAAGGGAGCCCGAGCTCAGCCTATAAGTCCAAGAAATCCCGCAGCACGTGATTTTCTGAAGGGCAAGGTAGAAGTCCTGCTAACCCGGCAGCTTGCCAGCCCCGACGCGCTGACATGGGAAGCCCTGGTCCATCCAGGCAGAAAGATTGGAATCGGAGAGCAGCTTTCTTTCGGTGAACATGGGGAGCTCGAAGCCGAAGTGATTGGGCGGGGGGAGTTCGGCGAGCGGACGCTACGTTTCCTCCCGGTTGCCGGCTTCTTTGCCGTCCTCGAGCGCATCGGTCATGTGCCGTTGCCGCCCTATATCGACCGGGCTGACGCCCCTTCCGATCGGGAACGCTATCAGACGATTTTTGCTCGCGAGCGGGGCTCCGTTGCCGCACCTACCGCAGGCTTTCATTTCACTCCAGACGTAATAGACCACATGAGGAAGCGCGGAATCGAAACCCTGGAAGTCACCCTCCACGTTGGACTTGGCACCTTCCAACCGATTCACGAGCGGACCGTGGAAGAGCACCACCTTCACACCGAACGGTACATGATCTCCAATGAAGCAGCCGAGAGACTCACCTGCGCGATAGCCGAGAAACGTCGCATCGTTGCCGTGGGCACGACCGCGGTTCGCACCCTGGAACAGGCAGCTTTGGTCTCACCCGCCGGCTGCATTCAGCCAGCCTCAGGCGACACCGGCCTTTTCATCTATCCAGGATTTGCATTCCGCGTGGTAGGGGCAATGCTGACCAACTTCCACCTGCCCAAGTCCACTCTATTGATGCTGGTTTGTGCTTTTGCGGGAAAAGATCCGGTTCTGGATGCCTATCGCCATGCTGTCGAGCAGGGCTATCGTTTTTATTCTTACGGCGATTGTATGTTCATTGAGTAG